A segment of the Nitrospina gracilis 3/211 genome:
GGAGGCCGAACGGCCTTTGATGGGCATCTATCTTCTGGGTACGGACGAGTTGGGGCGCGACGTGTTCGCACGCATGCTGGAAGGCACGTTCGTGTCGCTCACCGTCGGTTTCGTCGCCGTCGGCATTTCCGTCACCGTCGGCATTTTTTTGGGCGGGCTGGCGGGGTTTTACGGCCGGGTGCGGCTGGGATTCATCACCGTCGATACGATCATCATGCGTTTCGTGGACATTATGCTGTGCTTCCCGACGTTCTTCCTCATCCTCACCGTGGTGGCGCTGTTGCCGCCCAGCATCTACAACATCATGATCGTCATCGGCCTGACCAGCTGGATGGGCACGGCCCGGCTGGTGCGCGCCGAGTTCCTGGCGCTGCGCGAACAGGACTACGTCCTCGCCGCCAAGAGTCAGGCGATCCCGGAAATGCGCATCATCTTCCAGCACATCGTGCCGAACGCCATCGCGCCGGTGCTGGTGTCGGCGACCATCGGCGTGGCCACGGCGATCCTCACCGAGTCGGCTTTGAGTTTCCTCGGTTTCGGCGTGCAACCGCCGGACGCGACATGGGGCAACATCCTGTCCGACGGCAAGGCGTTCATCTTCGATGCGCCGTGGTTGACGTTCATTCCCGGCTTCACCATCCTGTTCGTGGTGCTGGCGTTCAACCTGTTCGGCGAAGGCCTGCGCGAAGCGTACAACCCCAAACTCCGCCAGCGGTGACTGTTTTCAATCCATGATCCAACTTCAGAATCTCAAAAAACAATACGGACCGAAGGTGCTGTTCGACGGCGTCGGGTTCCACCTCAAGCCCGGCGAGCGCGTCGGCCTCGTCGGCGAAAACGGCATGGGCAAGACGACCCTGTTCCGAGTCATCGTCGGGCAGGAGGAAATCGATGGCGGAATGGTTCATATCCGCAAGGGCGCACGCGTGGCCATGCTGTCGCAGGAGTTGGAGACGGTGAATCAAACCGTGCTGGAACGCGTGGTGGAGGGCGATGCTCGTTTCGCCGAAGTGCAGAAGGAAATGGAACGCCTGCACAACGACACGGCGTTCCACGACAGCAAACCGGAAGAATGGAGCCGCCGCTACGGCGACCTGCAACACGAGTTCGAACGCCACGGCGGTTATGAACGCGAGTCACGGGCGCAGTCGATTTTGTCCGGACTCGGTTTCCGCGCCGACCAGGTGAACAAACCGCTGGAGACGTTTTCCGGTGGCTGGCGCATGCGCGCCGAGCTGGCTCGCCTGCTCCTGCAAAGCCCGGACGTGCTCCTGCTCGACGAACCGACCAACCACCTCGACCTGCAATCGGTGGTGTGGCTGGAATCGTTTCTGAAATCGTATGAAGGCAGTCTGCTTTTGATCTCGCATGACCGGCGGTTTTTGAACGCGCTGGCCGGGCGCATTGCCGAACTCGACCGCGGCAAACTCACGGTGTACACGGGCAACTACGACGACTACGAACGGCAGAAGGCCGAGCGCATCGCGCAACTGGAAGCCGAAGCCGCCAACCAGCAGAGGCGCGTCGCCGAAATCGAGCGGTTCGTCGAACGCTTCCGCGCCAAAAACACCAAGGCGACGCAGGTGCAAAGCCGCATCAAGCAGTTGGAGAAGATGGAACGGGTGGAGACGCACCGCGGCACCAAGACCATCCACTTCCGTTTCCCGCAACCGGGCAGGACGGGCCGTATCGTGGCACGTCTGGAAAACGTGGACAAGGCGTACGGCCCGGTCACCGTGTACCGCGACTTTTCCATCCAGATCGAGCGCGGCATGAAGATCGCCTTGGTCGGACCCAACGGCGCCGGGAAATCGACGCTCCTCAAACTGCTGGCGGACCAGGTGCCCGCCGACGCCGGGACCATCGAGCTCGGCCACAACGTGACGCGCGCCTACTACGCCCAGCACCACGTCGAGACATTGAACCCGAAACACACCGTGTTGCAGTCTCTGGACGAAACCGCGCCACAGTTAACGCTCACCGAACAGCGCAACATCCTGGGCGCGTTCCTGTTTTCCGGTGACGACGTGGACAAGAGAGTCGGCGTGCTCTCCGGCGGCGAACGGTCGCGTCTGTCGCTGGCGCGCATGCTGGCCGCGCCCGCGCCGTTTCTCCTGCTCGACGAACCGACCAACCACCTCGACATCCGCTCGTGCGAAATCCTCGCGGCCGCACTTTCGGATTTCGACGGCACGGTGGTGACGATTTCCCACGACCGCTATTTCCTCGACGGGCTCATCAACCGCGTGTGGGAGGTGGACGGCGGACAAGTAAAAGAATACCTCGGCAACTTCAGCCATTACGAATGGATGAAACGAAAAGAGGAAGAACGCGCGGCGGAGGTGGAGCCGAAAACCCCTGCCTCCGAAACCGCCACACCCGCCCGCCGCGACAAGGAACAGAAACGCAAAGAAGCAGAAGAACGGAACCGGCGGTACCGTCAATTGAAACCGCTCAAGGAACGCGCCGAGGCGCTGGAGAAAAAGCTGGAGGACGTGATGGGTGAAAAGGCCGAACTGGAAGAACGGCTCGCCGACGCCGACATCTACCAGGACCGCAACAAGGACACGCTCCTGCAGGCCCTCACCAGGCAAAAGGAGTTGACCGCCGAGGAAAACGCCCTGCTCACCGAATGGGACCGGGTCCACTACGAGATCGAAGCTCTCTCCGACAACGCTTCCACCTCATGATCGCCGACGTTGCCTCGTTCCTGCTCCTTGCCCTGGCGCTTCTTCTTGCGTGGGTGGTGCTGGGTCCGGTGTTCTTCGGCGCGCCGTGGCACTGGACCGGCCAAGGCGCCCTGCGCCGCGCACTGGACCTCGCCGACGCCCAGCCCGGCGAGACGCTGGTCGATCTCGGATCCGGCGACGGACGCGTGCTCATAACCGCCGCCCGGGATTACGGCCTGAAGGGGGTGGGGATCGAGATCGATCCCGTCAAGGTCTGGGTCTCCCGCCTATGGGCGAAACTGTCGGGTGTGAGCGACCGCGTTGTCATCCACTGGGGCAACGTGGCAGACCACCCCTGCAAAGAAGCCGATATCGTGTACCTCTACCTCAGCCACCAGGCGGTGGACCGCCTGTTTCCGGCCCTATTTGCATCGCTCAAACCCGGCGCCCGGGTGGTAACCCAGCGCTTCTGCCTGCCGGGCCTGCGTCCGGACAAAATCGATTGCGGTGGCACCCTCTTCCTTTATACTGGACGGAAAGGACAGAACGTGGACGGGTACCGCTGATCCCCGGAAATTGGGCCTGCGGCGAAACTACAGTTTTCCCGTAAATCGCCGATATGGTAATAGTTTCCAACTCCTTATGCTATACTTCGGACATCGAACCCGTGTGATTTTGAGTGGGAGCCCCGGTGCCGGAGGGTTATTGGCTTTCGGTGATCCCGTGAATTCAAGGTTGCAGACATGAAACTCAAAATTCTCGTCGCTGACGACAGCATCAGCATCCAGAAACTGGTGGCCATGGCCTTCTACAACGAAGACATGGAAGTCGAGGGCATCAGCGACGGCATCAAGGCCTTCAATTACCTCTCCGATTACAAGCCCGATCTCGTCATGGCCGACATCTATCTCCCCGGCATGAACGGCTTCGAGTTGTCCAAGAAAATCAAGAATTCCGACGAATTCCAGAACATCCATGTCCTGCTTTTGACCAGCGATTTCGAGGAACTGGATGAGATCATGTACGCCGATTCGGAAGCGGACGGCTATATCTCAAAACCGTTCAAGACCGACGAGATCATCCGCATCGTCAAGCGGTTGTTGGACGGTGAGGCTGCGCCGGAACCCATCGCCGAGGAAGAAAACGAAGAATACGAAATCGAGGGATTCGACCCCAATTCCGAGGTCGAAGTGGAAGTGGATGCCGGGGACGAAATCGAAATCGAGGCGGTGGATGAAGAGAACGAGGGGGATGGACCGAATTGGATTGAGCTCTCCCCCGAAGACCTGGTTCCTCCGGACACTTCCCCAAAAGAGGAACCCCAGGCCGAAACCGCGGTAGAAGCCGTTTCGGATTCTATTGAATCCGGCGACTCGATTCCCGCTGCCGTGCCCGACAGACAGCAACGGCAGGCTGCCTTTCAGGAATCCATGGATGAACTGGACCTGTTTTTCCGCCAGTTGACGGAAACCACCGCAACCCGCGCACCCGCCGAGGAGCAGGAATCCGCCGAGCCACGGATCGAATCCCCCCCCCACCCGGACCTGATCCAGGAAGCGCTGGCGATGATGGGCGAGGAGTCGCCTTCCTCCAACGGCGGTCATGGCTCCACCCCAACCCGGGCGGAACCGGTTCCCGTACCCGGACTGAACGGCGATCCCCTGCAGGACGTCGTGCACCAGCACATTCGCTCGACCCTGCGAACGGAGATGGCCGGCCTCTCCGGCACCATCCGCGAGACCGTGCGGCAGGTGGTGGAGGAAGTGGCACCGGACATCATCCGGGAGGTGATTCAGGAAGAAATCGCACGCCTCAAGAAGTCGGAAACCCTCTGAACGAGAGCCCAAACTCCCGGGCACCCGGTTACAATCCAATCGCGCGTCGGCCCGGGCGCAGCACCCTTTAAAAAAATCGCTTTGAGATTTAAAGGGCCGGTGGCACACTTTCATTCCCCGTCATGACCTTGGGACACACGAAACACCCTTTTTTCGGTTTATGATTCAACTCGACAAGAAATACCAGCCGCAGGAAGTGGAGGACAAGTGGCTTCGCCACTGGGCGGAACACCGCCTGGCGCATGCCGATGAAACACGCGACGGCGAAACCTTCTGCATGGTCATCCCGCCGCCCAACATCACCGGCTCCCTGCACATCGGCCACGCCTTCAACAACACCCTGCAGGACATCCTCGCCCGCTGGAAACGCATGCAGGGGAAAAACACCCTGTGGCAGCCGGGCACCGACCATGCCGGCATCGCCACGCAGAACGTGGTCGAGCGCCAGCTCGCCGCCGAAGGCACGACGCGCCACGACATCGGCAGAAAAGCCTTCATCGAGCGCGTGTGGAAATGGAAAGGCGAGTCCGGCGGCAACATCAACAAGCAGCTGGTGCGGCTGGGCTGTTCGCTGGACTGGGAACGAGACCGCTTCACCATGGACGAGGGTTTGTCCAAAGCAGTGCGCGAGGTGTTCGTCACGCTCTATGAAGACGGGCTCATCTACAAGGGCGACTACATCATCAACTGGTGCCCCCGTTGCCAGACGGCGCTCTCGGATCTCGAAGTCGAGTACCAGGAAAAACAGGGGCACCTGTACCACATCCGCTATCCCTTTCAGAACGGTGGGGATCATGTCACCGTCGCCACCACGCGTCCGGAGACCATGCTGGGCGACACCGCGGTGGCCATCAACCCGGAAGACGAACGCCACGCCGGGAGAGGAGGCAAGATTCTGCTGCTCCCCATCCTCAACCGCGAACTGCCGATCATCGAGGACAGCTACGTCGATACCGAATTCGGCACCGGGGCGTTGAAAGTGACCCCCGCACACGACCCGAACGACTTCGAACTGGGCCGCCGGCACAATCTGCAATCAATTAATGTCCTGCATCCCGACGGCACCATGAACAGCGAGGCGGGACCGTTTGAAGGCCAGGACCGCTTCGAGGCGAGGAAGAACGTCGTCGAAGCACTCAAGGACCGCGACCTGCTGGAGAAGATCGAAGACCACACGCATTCCGTCGGCCACTGTTACCGTTGCAAGACGGTGGTCGAGCCGTACCTCTCCAAACAGTGGTTCGTGAAGACCGAGCCATTGGCCAAACCGGCCATCGAGGCCGTACGAAGCGAACAGATCAAAATTGTCCCGAAGTTCTGGGAAAACACGTACTTCGAGTGGATGGAGAACATCCGCGACTGGTGCATCAGCCGCCAGATCTGGTGGGGTCACCAGATTCCCGCGTGGAACTGCGGCGACTGCGGCGAGTTCACCGTCGCCCGCGAGACGCCCGCCGCCTGCAAACAGTGCGGCGGCAAGAAACTCACGCAGGAAACCGACGTGCTCGACACCTGGTTCAGTTCCGCCCTGTGGCCGTTCTCGACGCTGGGCTGGCCGGAGCAAACCGAAACGCTGAAGAAATTCTACCCGACGACGGTCCTCTGCACCGGTTTCGACATCCTGTTCTTCTGGGTGGCACGCATGATCATGATGGGCCTCCGGTTCCGGAAGGACATTCCGTTTGAATACGTTTACATCCACGCCCTCATTCGGGATGCCGAGGGACAGAAGATGAGCAAGACCAAGGGCAACGTCATCGATCCGTTGGTCATGATGGACAAGTACGGCACCGATGCGCTCCGCTTTACCCTGACGGCGTTCGCCGCACAGGGACGCGACATCAAGCTCGCCGAGGACCGTATCGACGGCTATCGTAATTTCTGCAACAAGCTGTGGAACGCGTCGCGCTTCGTGTTCATGAACCTGGAAGATTACACCGGCACCTGCGATTTGCAGGAACACACCGACCGCAGTCTTGCCGACCGCTGGATTCTGAGCCGCCTGAACAAAACCTGCACCGAGGTCAACGCGGCGCTGGAAGCATTCCGCTTCAACGACGCCGCCAACGCCATTTACAAATTTTTGTGGAACGAGTACTGCGACTGGTACATCGAACTGTCGAAGTCACGCTTAAATGGCTCCGGGCCCGAACGCACCACCACGCAGAATGTCATGCTTTACGTGCTGGAGTCGTCGCTGAAACTCCTGCACCCCGTCATGCCGTTCATCACCGAAGAGATCTGGCAGAAACTACCGCGCGAGGGGGTGAGCATCATGGTCGCGCGTTACCCGTCACCCGATCCCTCGCTGAACGACGAAAACGCGGAAAAGGCATTACAGGTGGTGATGGACGTCATCACCCGGGTGCGCAACATCCGCGGCGAAATGAACTTCAACCCCGGTCAAATGCTGGAGGTCCACATCAAGACATTCGATAAAGACCAGGAGCGCTTGATCGAAAATAACAATGGGTATATCAGGGATTTGGCACGGGTTTCGGAAATGATTCTCGGTCCCAATATCGAAAAACCGAAAGCCGCCGCGTCCGCAGTTTTAACAGGGCTGGAGCTTTATGTCCCTCTGAAAGGGTTGATGGATTTCGACGAGGAGAAAAAGCGGGTCGAAAAAGAGTTGAAAAAAATCGACAAAGACATGGTATTCTTAAAGAAGAAACTATCCAACCCAAACTTCGTAGACAAGGCGCCTCCCGAAGTCATCGCAAAGGATCAGCAAAGGCTTGAAGAGTTGTCCGAAAAGCAGGCCAAATTGCAGATTCATTTAAAAACGATTGTTGAAGCGACGTCCTGATTCAATCCCCTGCATCGTATTGACGTCTTGATCTTGTTTCGTGGCCGGACTCACGCATGGATGCCACCAGTGAACTGTTGACCCGTGACCAGGTTCCCGAGAACGCAAAGTGGGACCTGAAGGGCCTCTACTCCTCGAATGAAACGTGGGAAGCGGATTTCCTCTCGTTGGAATCTCAACTGGAAACCTACGCTACCTACCAGAGCACGCTTGGGGAGTCCCCCGCGCGGCTGAAGCAGTGCCTCAAGTTTGATATGCAATTTTCGCAGACGCTGGATGCGGTGTACACCTACGCGCACCTTCGAAGCGACGAGGACAAGACGCATCCCGGCAACCAGGCGAATCACGAACGGGTGTCGCGGCTGCTCACGCAATACCAGCAGGCGCGCAGTTTCATCAGTCCGGAGTTGATGGCGATTCCGGAAGAGACGATGAAGACGTTCCTGGAAGACCCGGAACTGGAGTTCTTCCGTTTTCATCTCGAAAAGGAACTGCGGTACCGTCCGCACACGTTGCCGAAATCCGAAGAGGCGCTGTTGGCCTCGGCCTCGGAGGTGGCACAGTCGCCGCAAAAAGCGTTCACCATGCTGGACAACGCCGACCTGCAACTGGGGTCGGTTGAAGACGCCGAGGGGCGCCGGATCACGATCACGCACGGCAATCTGCAAAGCCTTCTGCAGAATTACGACCGCAACCTGCGCAAAAACACGTTTGAGACGTTTTACAAGGCTTACGAGGCACACCAGCACACGTATGCGGCTTTGCTGGCAGGCAGTATCAAGAAGGATATTTTTTTCACGCAGGCACGGAAGTTTCCATCGGTTCGCGAGAAGGCGTTGTTTTCGGAAAACATTCCGGTGGAGGTGTACGACAACCTGATCGACACCGTCCACAACAACCTGAAACCGCTGTACAAGTATTTTGACCTGCGCAAGCGTGTGCTGGAACTTGATGAACTGCACGTGTACGACGGAAGCGTGCCGCTGGTGCGCGACTTCAAGTGGGAGATGCCCTACGAAGAGGCGGTGGAGGACATTGCCCAGGCTCTTGCGCCCCTGGGGGAAGAATACGTCAATACCCTCAAGCGCGGCCTGCTCGACGAGCGCTGGGTGGACCGGTACGAAAACAAGGGCAAGCGCAGTGGCGCGTATTCATCCGGGTGTTACGACTCGAACCCGTTCATCCTTATGAATTACCACAGCGACCACATCAACAGCGTCTATACGCTGGCGCACGAGGCCGGCCACTCGATGCACACGTACCTGTCGAAGAAAAACCAGCCGTTTTTGTACGCGGACTACACGATCTTTGTGGCGGAGGTGGCGTCCACCTTCAATGAAGCGCTATTGACCCGCTATTACCTCGGCCGCGAATTGAGCCGGGAGATGAAAATCTACCTGCTCTGTCGGGAAATCGACAACTTTCGCGGCACCCTGTACCGGCAGACCATGTTTGCCGAGTTCGAACACCGCATTTACGCGGCGGCGGAAGCCGGAAAACCGCTCACCGTGGACACCTTCAAGGCGCTGTACCACGAACTGCTGACGGTTTACTTCGGCGAGGGGGTCACACTGGACCCGTGCCTCGACCTGGAATGCTTCCGCATCCCGCATTTTTATTTCGGCTTTTACGTGTACAAATACGCGACCGGAATTTCCGCCGCGTATGCGCTGGCCGAACGGGTGACCCAAGGCGGCAACGCCGAACTGGCGGACTACCTGGGCTTTTTGAAGTCGGGCGGCTCCGCTTACCCGATTGACCTTCTCCGCAACGCCGGGGTGGACATGGGTTCGCCAAAACCCGTAGAAACCGCGCTCGGCAAGTTCACCGACCTGGTGGACCAGCTCGAAACGCTGATGGGTTGAAACCCTGCCCCCGGCCAGCAACGCGGACGGTCAAACAGTCCCGGTTCGACATTCCCTGCACAACGGAGGCCTGTCGTTCCGATTAAAAACCTTTCGTAAAGGAACTCAGATCTTGCGAAATTCCAATTCCACGAACCAACCCAACCGGCAGAACAAAAATCGTCCCCGGTCCGGGAAAAACAACGACCAAGGCAACCGTCAGCGTTCTCAAGGCCCCGCCCGCAACCGGCAGGCCACGGAAATGTGGATGGACTCGAAGACCCTGACCTCGCACATACCTCAGGCAAACCGGTCCAACCAGAAATCCAACGGACGCCGCAACGATTCCCAGAACAACGGCAACGGCCGTCATAAAAACCACAATCAGAACGGTCCGCAGAAAAACCGCGCGTCCACCAATCGGCAGGACAACCAGAACCGCCCGCGCAACGACCGCAATCAATCCCGCCCGGCACAGCAGACCGAGCCACGCGCACAGACAGCACCGCGCAACGGCGATACCGCTTCGTCCGCTCCGTCGGGCAAACTGGTTGCGGGCATCGAACCGTTCGAGCTGTTCTGCGCGTACCACCTGGGCATCACCCGGGACAAGGGTTACAAGCCGTCCAACATCAACGAAGTCGCACGACGCTTCAACAGTGAACCGGCCATGGTCAAGCAGGCGCTGCAGGAATACGACATGGATCCGGGCTCTTTGCTCGACCGCGACTTCGACATGGCACTTGCGCAGTTGGACATCCAGGTGGCTCCGGAAGGAGTGGACCGGAAGGAACTCGCTAAAAACATTTACGAGGATTTTCAGAACGCCCCGCGCGCCAAGCGGGACTGGAAAAAGCTGCTGGAAGAGGACAGGAAGGAAAACCAGAAGATTTTCAGGGATTGATTGGGAAGGTTTCCACCTTTTGGTTCGACGGTGCCCCTGCGTCCGCACCACCACTCCGTTTGAAACGCAGGGCCAGGTCCAGAATATCGTCCTCCAGTTTCATGGCCTTTCCGTTCGAACAATTCAAATCGTTCAATAAAATCGAAAACGCAAAGCGTTCTCCATCCATCGACTGAAAATACCCCGACAACGCGCTGACGTGGTTCAGCGTGCCCGTCTTCGCCCGGATTTTCTGCGCGTCCCGGATGCCGTTCATGCGGTCGATCACGCTGCCGTCGATGCCCATCACCCCCAAGGCGGCAATGAACTCCGGAAAGATGGCGAGGTCGCGGTACGCGTCCTCCAGCACCGCCACGATCTGATCCGGCGACACCATGTTCTGCCGCGACAGGCCCGACCCATCCACCACATTGTAACGGTCGTCATCGAATCCCAGGCTTCGCATGTACGCTTTCACCAGCTTCACACCGTTTTCCGTGGTGCCCGGCGCGCCATACACATCCGCCGCCATCGTGCGAAGAATCTGCTCGGCGATGAAGTTATTACTGAACTTGTTGAGCCCGCGCAGGATGTCGGCCAGAGGCGGCGACTCGTGTTCGTAGAGAAGCCGCGCACCATCCACCACCCGGCCGCGCTCCAGGCCGCCTTCCACCGTCACCCCGGCCTGCTCGAGGTATTTGCGGAACACGTGCAGGGTGTACCACTGGGGGTCGGTGACATTCAGAAAATATTTCTTGCGCGCCATGGTTTTCGGCAGGGTGCCGGTGACGATGATTTCATCGTAGCCGCGCCGGGGCAACCGGTTGACGATCAACCGTTCGTGATCACGCCGGTTCCCCACCGTCCGCGCCGTGTTGTGGATGCGGATGTATTCGGTTGCGGGGTCCACCACCACGACAGGCGGCTCGCCTGCAACGGGCGCCGGTTCCACGTACACGGTGACGGTGTTGAAGTTGAAGGACAACGCCCCCATCGGCGCGAGGTACGCCTCCGGCCCGCGATAATTCGCCCACGTCGCCACGCGCTCCTGGTCCTCAAAAAAATGATTGTCGGCGATGAGGTTGCCTTCAATTTTCTTGATCGGCAGGTTTCGCAACCCGTTGACCAGCACCCACATCTGTTCCGTCACCAGCCACGGGTCGCCGAAGCCTTTGATGAACAGGTCGCCCTTTAATGTGTCACCTTCAATTCTGCCGTTGGTGTACAGCCGCGTGAAGAAACGGTAGTCCGGCCCGACGCGTTTCAGCGCCATGGCTGAGGTGATCATCTTCATGTTCGAGGCGGGCGTGAACAGCACGTTGCTGTTTTTGGAAAGCAACGTCGTTTTGCGTTCGAGCGAGTACACCTTCATACCGATGCGTGTGGTTCCGTTGCAGTCGCGTTGCAAAACGGATTCGATGTCCGACCACAACTGCACCGCCGCGGGATCGTCGTCCATAGGCTGTGCCGCCGCCACTGCGGCCCACGCCAACGCCGCAAGAACTACCAACAATTGATTGATTTTTATCATTTTATTCAACATGGCCTTCAGATTTTACAAAGGACCCGCGGGCATTGCAATCTTTCATTGGCTTCCACCCAGGGCAACACCCGGGAACAACGCGTTTTTCGCCGCCCGGTTGACCTCCGCCGCCGCATGCGGTAGTTTTAAACCCTCACCCGGAATACAATGCATCCCATAACAAGGTTAGGAGGAACATGAGCTACGATCTGGTTGGCATCGGCAATGCGCTGGTGGACATTGAAGTGCGCGTCAAGGACGATTTCATTCAACAGTACAAGTTCACCAAAGGGGGCATGACCCTGACCTCGCTGGAGGACCAGAACAAACTGCTGGAGGAATTCGACGGCGCGGCGCACAAAATCTCTTCCGGCGGATCGGCCGCCAACACAGTGCACGGCATGCGCGTGCTCGGCGCCAACACGTATTACCTCGGTCGTGTGGCCGACGACCGCTACGGAAAACACTACACGGAGGACATGCAGTCCTGCGGCGTGGGCTTTCCGGGTCCGGACGCGGCGGATACAGGCACCGGCACCTGCCTCATCCTCGTCACGCCGGACAGCGAACGCACCATGCTCACGAATCTCGGCATCTCCTGCGAACTGCACCCGGACAATGTCGACGAAACCATCGTCAAAACCGCCAAAACGGTTTACATCGAAGGCTACCTGTGGACCGGCGACGAAACCCGCGCGGCGGCGATCAAGATGGCCGATATCGCGCGCAAGAACCGCATCCCCGTCGCCTTCACCTTAAGCGACGCGTTCGTCGCCAACACGTTCAAGGAAGACCTGCTCGATTTCATCCGGTGGAAAACCGACATCCTGTTCTGCAACGACGTCGAGGCAAAAGCCATGGCCGATTCGGAGGATGCCGAAAAAGCGTTCGACAAATTGAAGCACCTTGCGGGAACCGTCTTCATGACGCGCGGCAAGGAAGGCTCCTGGGTGGGCAGGGACGGCGATGACACCATCGCCGTCAACGCGTTCACGGTGAAGGCGGTGGACACCACCGGCGCGGGCGACCTCTACGCCGCAGGCGCGCTGTACGGACTCAACCAGGGCCTCAGCCTCAAAGAGTCGGCCATCATCGGTTCCTACTGCGCGGCCCAGGTGGTGACGCATTTCGGCGCGCGCATGCCTGCGCACTCGCACACCGACATCAAAAAAATCCTGGAAAGTTATTCGGAGTGAGCCCGGAAGGATATCAGGGTTGGGGACCGGTCTTCGGTCCGCCGGCCGTATCCGCGGGCGGTGCTGGCGGA
Coding sequences within it:
- a CDS encoding ATP-binding cassette domain-containing protein; this encodes MIQLQNLKKQYGPKVLFDGVGFHLKPGERVGLVGENGMGKTTLFRVIVGQEEIDGGMVHIRKGARVAMLSQELETVNQTVLERVVEGDARFAEVQKEMERLHNDTAFHDSKPEEWSRRYGDLQHEFERHGGYERESRAQSILSGLGFRADQVNKPLETFSGGWRMRAELARLLLQSPDVLLLDEPTNHLDLQSVVWLESFLKSYEGSLLLISHDRRFLNALAGRIAELDRGKLTVYTGNYDDYERQKAERIAQLEAEAANQQRRVAEIERFVERFRAKNTKATQVQSRIKQLEKMERVETHRGTKTIHFRFPQPGRTGRIVARLENVDKAYGPVTVYRDFSIQIERGMKIALVGPNGAGKSTLLKLLADQVPADAGTIELGHNVTRAYYAQHHVETLNPKHTVLQSLDETAPQLTLTEQRNILGAFLFSGDDVDKRVGVLSGGERSRLSLARMLAAPAPFLLLDEPTNHLDIRSCEILAAALSDFDGTVVTISHDRYFLDGLINRVWEVDGGQVKEYLGNFSHYEWMKRKEEERAAEVEPKTPASETATPARRDKEQKRKEAEERNRRYRQLKPLKERAEALEKKLEDVMGEKAELEERLADADIYQDRNKDTLLQALTRQKELTAEENALLTEWDRVHYEIEALSDNASTS
- a CDS encoding valine--tRNA ligase, yielding MIQLDKKYQPQEVEDKWLRHWAEHRLAHADETRDGETFCMVIPPPNITGSLHIGHAFNNTLQDILARWKRMQGKNTLWQPGTDHAGIATQNVVERQLAAEGTTRHDIGRKAFIERVWKWKGESGGNINKQLVRLGCSLDWERDRFTMDEGLSKAVREVFVTLYEDGLIYKGDYIINWCPRCQTALSDLEVEYQEKQGHLYHIRYPFQNGGDHVTVATTRPETMLGDTAVAINPEDERHAGRGGKILLLPILNRELPIIEDSYVDTEFGTGALKVTPAHDPNDFELGRRHNLQSINVLHPDGTMNSEAGPFEGQDRFEARKNVVEALKDRDLLEKIEDHTHSVGHCYRCKTVVEPYLSKQWFVKTEPLAKPAIEAVRSEQIKIVPKFWENTYFEWMENIRDWCISRQIWWGHQIPAWNCGDCGEFTVARETPAACKQCGGKKLTQETDVLDTWFSSALWPFSTLGWPEQTETLKKFYPTTVLCTGFDILFFWVARMIMMGLRFRKDIPFEYVYIHALIRDAEGQKMSKTKGNVIDPLVMMDKYGTDALRFTLTAFAAQGRDIKLAEDRIDGYRNFCNKLWNASRFVFMNLEDYTGTCDLQEHTDRSLADRWILSRLNKTCTEVNAALEAFRFNDAANAIYKFLWNEYCDWYIELSKSRLNGSGPERTTTQNVMLYVLESSLKLLHPVMPFITEEIWQKLPREGVSIMVARYPSPDPSLNDENAEKALQVVMDVITRVRNIRGEMNFNPGQMLEVHIKTFDKDQERLIENNNGYIRDLARVSEMILGPNIEKPKAAASAVLTGLELYVPLKGLMDFDEEKKRVEKELKKIDKDMVFLKKKLSNPNFVDKAPPEVIAKDQQRLEELSEKQAKLQIHLKTIVEATS
- a CDS encoding SAM-dependent methyltransferase; this translates as MIADVASFLLLALALLLAWVVLGPVFFGAPWHWTGQGALRRALDLADAQPGETLVDLGSGDGRVLITAARDYGLKGVGIEIDPVKVWVSRLWAKLSGVSDRVVIHWGNVADHPCKEADIVYLYLSHQAVDRLFPALFASLKPGARVVTQRFCLPGLRPDKIDCGGTLFLYTGRKGQNVDGYR
- a CDS encoding response regulator, coding for MKLKILVADDSISIQKLVAMAFYNEDMEVEGISDGIKAFNYLSDYKPDLVMADIYLPGMNGFELSKKIKNSDEFQNIHVLLLTSDFEELDEIMYADSEADGYISKPFKTDEIIRIVKRLLDGEAAPEPIAEEENEEYEIEGFDPNSEVEVEVDAGDEIEIEAVDEENEGDGPNWIELSPEDLVPPDTSPKEEPQAETAVEAVSDSIESGDSIPAAVPDRQQRQAAFQESMDELDLFFRQLTETTATRAPAEEQESAEPRIESPPHPDLIQEALAMMGEESPSSNGGHGSTPTRAEPVPVPGLNGDPLQDVVHQHIRSTLRTEMAGLSGTIRETVRQVVEEVAPDIIREVIQEEIARLKKSETL
- a CDS encoding ABC transporter permease codes for the protein MNEAASPTAETLAAEGMVPEETPFQERWRVFSRNKMALASMWFLAFLFVVAVGGKLLTMHHERFDPTTVRLAEKFKPPMTPYNTELVKEAERPLMGIYLLGTDELGRDVFARMLEGTFVSLTVGFVAVGISVTVGIFLGGLAGFYGRVRLGFITVDTIIMRFVDIMLCFPTFFLILTVVALLPPSIYNIMIVIGLTSWMGTARLVRAEFLALREQDYVLAAKSQAIPEMRIIFQHIVPNAIAPVLVSATIGVATAILTESALSFLGFGVQPPDATWGNILSDGKAFIFDAPWLTFIPGFTILFVVLAFNLFGEGLREAYNPKLRQR